In Aphelocoma coerulescens isolate FSJ_1873_10779 chromosome 3, UR_Acoe_1.0, whole genome shotgun sequence, a single window of DNA contains:
- the LOC138107019 gene encoding LOW QUALITY PROTEIN: serine/threonine-protein kinase pim-1-like (The sequence of the model RefSeq protein was modified relative to this genomic sequence to represent the inferred CDS: deleted 1 base in 1 codon), whose translation GAASAGLSPSWQRRRWKCRSLWCWRSSTLFWLRLARALARPRPRTRPLRRFRPEPPRCRPAPAPSPAASSAASPAASPLRTPPLVSSAAGPGAAREAAAPGGPGQNAESAVPPARAEKPPLEQLYRQGPLLGSGGCGSVYSGTRLADGAPVAIKRVSRDRIPEWARLHNGALVPLELALLWMVSRPGFRGVVRLLDWFELPDGFALVMERPERCQDLWYFLEERGFLTEPVARGLFRQVLEAVRHCTSRGVLHRDIKAENVLVDLATGEAKLIDFGCGTVLQDTFYTRMSGTPEYSPPEWILFGCYHGQPATIWSLGILLYELVCGHLPFNTDEDIIRGQLFFPPRVSQECQHLIRWCLSMDPAHRPSLEDLFEHSWLQDRHLAQETAEIHPLHSRIQEPSKHQLHASRGARRKRQSVSLRPWHGGESAAEEMLPLVLGALWRKRLSAPHPIGEVVAVR comes from the exons ggtgccgcctccgccgggctctcTCCGTCCTGGCAGCGGCGCCGCTGGAAGTGCCGCtcgctctggtgctggcggagcagcacgctcttttggctccgcctggcgcgggccctggcccggccccggccccgaacGAGGCCCCTCCGGCGcttccgcccggagccgccccgctgccgcccggctCCCGCCCCGTCCCCGGCAGCGTCGTCCGCAGCATCGCCGGCAGCTTCCCCGCTCCGAACTCCGCCGCTCGTCAgctcggccgccggccccggggcggctcGGGAAGCAGCAGCGCCCGGGGGCCCCGGGCAGAATGCCGAGAGCGCGGTGCCGCCCGCACGGGCGGAGAAgcctcccctggagcagctctaccGGCAGGGCCCGCtgctggggagcggcggctgcggcagcgTTTACTCCGGGACCCGGCTCGCCGACGGCGCCCCG gtggccatcaagcgaGTGTCCCGCGATCGCATCCCGGAGTGGGCGCGGCTG CACAACggcgcccttgtgcccctggagctggcgCTGCTCTGGATGGTGTCGCGCCCTGGCTTCCGCGGCGTGGTGCGGCTCCTGGACTGGTTCGAGCTGCCCGACGGCTTcgcgctggtcatggagcgtccggagcgcTGTCAGGACCTCTGGTACTTCCTGGAGGAGCGGGGGTTCCTGACGGAGCCCGTGGCGCGGgggctgttccgccaggtgctggaggccgtgcggcactgcaccagccgcggcgtcctgcaccgcgaCATCAAGGCCGAGAACGTCCTCgtcgacctggccaccggcgaggcaaagctcatcgacttcgggtgCGGCACGGTCCTCCAGGACACCTTCTACACCCGAATGTCAG GCACGCCGGAGTACAGCCCGCCGGAGTGGATCCTCTTTGGCTGCTACCATGGCCAGCCAgccaccatctggtccctgggcatcctgctctatgagctggtctgtgggCACCTTCCTTTCAACACGGATGAGGACATCATCCGGGGCCAGCTCTTCTTCCCGCCCCGGGTGTCTCAAG agtgccagcacctcatccgGTGGTGTTTATCCATGGACCCCGCgcacaggccgtccttggaagacctGTTTGAGCATTCTTGGCTGCAGGACCGTCACCTGGCCCAGGAGACAGCAGAGATCCAT CCTCTGCACAGTAGGATCCAGGAGCCCAGCAAGCACCAGCTGCACGCGTCTCGGGGCGCTCGAAGAAAACGGCAGAGCGTTTCCCTGCGGCCGTGGCACGGAGGAGAGAGCGCAGCCGAGGAGATGCTTCCGCTGGTCCTCGGCGCCTTGTGGAGGAAGCGGCTCAGTGCTCCCCATCCTATTGGAGAAGTCGTGGCAGTGCGGTGA